Genomic segment of Streptomyces longhuiensis:
CTGGCGGAGGAACTGCACTTCGGCCGGACCGCCGAACGCGTGGGTGTCTCGCAGAGCCGTGTCAGCCAGACCATCGCGCGCGTCGAGCGCCGCATCGGCGCGAAGCTGTTCGAGCGCAGCAGCCGGCGCGTGACGATGACGGCCATCGGGGAGCAGCTGAGGGACGGGATCGGCCCTGCTCAGCGCCGTATCGAGGAGGAGATCGCCAAAGCCACGGCGGCCGGCCGGGGGATCACCGGCACGCTGCGGATCGGCTTCTCGGGGGCGTTCACCGGCCATCTGCTGCACAGCGTCGCCGCGGTGTTCGCGCGCCGTCACCCGGGCGTGGACGTGCAGATACGCCAGGTGCAGATATCCGACCCGTACGGGCCGCTGCGCGCCGGGGACATCGACCTTCAGGTCACCGAACTCCCGGTGGCGGAGGCCGACTTGACGACGGGTCCGGTGCTGCTGTCGCAGCCGCGGGTGCTCCTGATGCCGTCCACGCATCCGTTCGCGCGGCGCGAGACGCTGAGCGTGGAGGATCTGGCGGAGGCGACGCTGCTGACGGTGACGAGGCCGGTGCCTGCCCACTGGCTGGACCATCACTTCCCGCGGCAGACGCCGTCGGGGCGGCCCATTCCGCACGGCCAGGCGATCACGCACTGGGAGGACGCGCTGTCGCTGGTCCTCGCGGGCAAGGGGGTGACGCCGGTCGCGGCCGCGGGTGTGCGGTACTACGCGCGCCCCGGCCTGGTGTTCCGGCCGTTCGGTGACGCCCCCCGCATCGAGTACGCGTTCATCTGGCCCACCGACCACGAGACGGGCCGGCTGCGGGCGTTCGTGGGTGCCGCGCTGGAGCATGTGCGCTCGCTGGGCGGGCCCACCAGGGCGCTGGAGACCCTGTGGGAGTCCGAGGGCGGCGCCTGAGGGACGTCAGGGCCGCGGACGGTGGTGCGGGGCAGGGTCAGCGGACGGCTCCCGCGGCGGACAGATAGCGCTGGTCGGGGCGGTCCTGGAGCATCGCGTGGTGCAGGGACCTGGTGGTGGGCGACGGCGTGATGCCGAGGTCGTCGCTCATGCGGCGGCGCAGCGACTGGTAGACCTCGAGCGCGGCGGCCCGGCGGCCGGAAGCGTACAGCGCGCGCATCAGCTGGGCGTGCACGTTCTCGTGGTACGGGTGCTCCTCGACGAGGGCGACGGCGTCACCCACGGCCTCCTGGAAGCGTCCGGCCGACAGCAGCGCGTCGACCCGCACCTCGCAGGCCGCGAGATGGGCCTCGTTCAACACCCTTGACTGAGCGGTGAGTTGGCTGCCCGCCTTGACGTTGCAGAACGGGGTGCCGCGCCACATCGCGAGGGCCTCGCCGAGTACCTCGGTGGCGCGCTGCGCCTCGCGCCCCTCCATCAGGCCGCGCGCCTCGAGGACCAGCTGCTCGAAGCGGGGCCGGTCCCATTCGGTGTCGGCGAGCTTCAGGACGTAGCCGTTCCCGTCGGTGACGAGGCGGTGTTCGGCGATGTGGCGCGCGGTGGTGCCGGTCGCGGTGGCGAACGTCTTGCGCAGGGACCCTATGTAGGTCTGCAGCGCGGTGGTGGCGGTGCGGGGCGGCTCATAGCCCCACACCTCGTTGAGCAGGGCCGGTACGGACACCCGGCGGTTGGCTCTGGCCAGGAGCAGGGCGAGCACCTGCCGTTGTTTGGGTGCGGTGGGCGTGATGTCGCGCCCCTGCTCGGATACGTCGATCGGACCAAGGAGTCGGAACTCCACAGCCCCTCCCTCGTGATGGACGCGCAGTCCGTGTCGGCGGACGGCGAGTGGGTGGACAAACAGGTCGTGGTCCCTACGGTGCGGTGCGGTGCGGGGTGTGCGGACACCCGCCGTGGCCGAGCCTGCGGTGCGCGGACGCCGCGGAGACCAGCGTCGCGTGACGGTGCCAGCCGGCGTAGGAGCGGCCGGCGAAGTCGTGCAGTCCGAGCTCGGTCTCGGCGGCTCCGGCCCGTGCGGCGGCGCGCTCCGCGATGAGCGCGCCCGCCTGGAAGTGGCGGTCGGGGTGCAGGTTGGTCAGCCAGGTCCGGTCGGGCCGGACGGACGACGAGGTCCATTCCCCGACGAGCAGGCAGGTTCGGTCGCCGCCGGGCAGCGGCACCAGCGTGGACAGCGCGCCGAGGCGGGGACTGTCGTGTTCCGTGCGGGCGTCGGTAGGCGGTGACGCGTGCCGGCGGACCAGGGTGCGTACGGTCTCGAGCGGCGGCCGGGGGTCGGCGCTCCGGGCGGGCGCGTGGGCGAGGCGGAGGGTGTCGGGCACGGCGACGATCCAGTCGTGGCCGCGCGCCTCCAGGCCCTCGATGAGTGCTTCGGCATCCAGGTGGCCTTCGGGGTCGATGACGACGGGTGCCCGGCGGCCGGTGGTCCGCGCGAGCCGGTCGAGCAGCGCGAGGCAGAGCCCGGCGGCGTCGGTGTACCCGGTGGAGCCGGGGATGCGGGCCTGCTCGCGCAGCCGGCTGTCCGCGGTCCATTCGCGCGGCAGGTAGAGCTGCCAGTCCACGGAGACGTCGCCGAGCCCGGAGGTCAGGAACGCCCCCAGCGCCAGCTGGCAGTTGACGGTGCGTCCGAGGCCGGGCACGAAGCGCCGGTGGACCCCGGCGGCGAGGCTGCCCCGCTTGGGTATCACCACGGGGGCCACGGTCCAGGCGCGCACCGGTGTGTGTCCGGCGACCCAGCGGGTGAGCTCGGCGCGGACCGGACGCCATTCCCAGGGGCTGACGTTGACGAACTGCTGGAGCGACTGCGAGGCCGTCGGGGACGGGGTGACGGAGGCCGCCATCCGCCGCAGCGACTTCTTGCCCGGGGTGGTGAGCAGCCCCTTCACATAGACCTCGGCCCACCGGCGCTGGTCGGCGCGCGGCAGGTGGGCGAAGAGGCGGTGCACGGGCGGCGCGGGGGCCGCGCCGGTGGTCGGTGCGCTGTCGTCGATCGTCCGGTCCATGGGTGGGCTCCTCTCCCTCGACGTGGCCGCTCAGGAAATATAGCGAACGTTCTCTATTTTTCTAGCCCGGTTCTCGGGGAGGGCAGGGGAAAGCGCGGCGGGAGCGTGCGCCGCGGTCCGGCGGCAGGGGTGCTGAGCTGGGAAGAGGGCGCGCTCAGGGGTGCGCGGAGGAGAAGTTGAATATTTGGGCGCGGGGGTGGCCCGGCCTGTCGCCGGGTGTCGCCGTGCGCACGATCCGTGCCCGGAACGGTGCATTCAGTTGATGCGCGAGCGCCCGAGGAGCCGTGTCCCGTACGTGAGTCGAGGGCGCGGACCGGCGAACGCCGGTCCCGTCAGAGGGCCTTGGTCGGGGACGCGAGCGCGCTCAGCGCCTGGAGCGCCTGCGCCAGCTCGTCCTGCGGGTCGGCGCCGTACGCGTCCCGCAGGGCGCCCCGGGCCGAGGTGGTGGCCTCGACGCCGGCCATGACGTACGTGAGCAGTGCGGCGGCGGAGACCGGGGTCAGCCCGGAGCCGGGGCGCTCGTCGGGCCAGCCGCGCTCCAGGCCCTCGCGCAGGTGCGGGACCCAGGCCGCGTACCAGTTGGACTCGGCGTCGCGGCCCTCGCGGGTGAAGCGCGCGGCGGCCCTGATGCTCGGGGTGGTCTCCAGTGCCTCGGCGAGCGCCAGGGTGTCGACGAGCACGCCCGGCAGTCCCGGGTCGGCCTCGTCGCCGTGCAGCACCGCGCGCGTGGCGGCGGCCCCGGCTTCCTGGACGGCGTCCGCCAGGGCGGACTTCGACGAGAAGTGGAAGGTCAGGGCACCCATGGTGACCCCGGCCGACTTCACGATCCCGAGCAGGGAGGTGCCGGCGTATCCGTGCGCGGCGAACTCGGCGGCAGCGGCCTCGATGAGCCGGCGCCGGGTCAGTTCTGCTCTCTCCTGGCGTGCCATGGATCTACCGTAGGTCAAGACTTTCCCAAGAACACCCCATGGGCGGCAGCCCGGAACGTTCTTGGCAGGTCCGTCGCGCCCGACGGCCGAGAGGCCCTCTCCCGCCTTTCGGGATCACCTGCTTGACTGCCCGTCATGATCAAGGACGTACGCGACATGGACGGCCGGGTAGTGATGATCACGGGGGCTTCGTCGGGCATCGGCGCGGCGGCGGCGCGCCTGTTCGCCGGAAGGAACGCCCCGGTGGTGCTCATGGCCCGCAGGCAGCAGCAACTCGACGCGCTCGTGGGGGAGATAGAGGCGGACGGGGGAAGGGCGGTGGCCGTCGTCGGTGACGTGCGCCGCGGCGAGGACGTGGAGCGGGCCGTCGCCACCGCCGTGGAACGCTTCGGCAGGCTGGACGCCGCCTTCAACAACGCCGGTCACGCCACGCTCGGCACAGACCTGCACGAGACGCCGGACGACGACTACGACGCCGTGATGGACATCAACGTGCGGGGCGTGTGGAACTGCCTGCGCCACCAGATCGGCGCCATGCTCCTCACCGGCGGCGGCTCGATCGTGAACACGGCGAGCACGGCGGGCCTCATCGCCACCGGCGTCGGCGCGCCCTATGTCGCCGCCAAGCACGCGGTGATCGGCCTGACGAAGGCGGCCGCCGCCGAGTACGGCACGCGCGGCATACGCGTCAACGCGCTCGCCGTGGGCAGCACGCTGACCGAGATGATGGAGTCCGTCGTCGACCAGGCGCCCGGCATCGAGAAGACGTTCTTCGCGCGGGCCGTCCAGCAGCGCTTCGCCGCGCCGTCCGAGGTCGCCGAGGCGGCGATGTGGCTGTGCAGCGACGCGTCGTCCTTCGTCACCGGGGCGACCGTGCCCGTGGACGGCGGGGTCCTCGCCGTCTGATCCCCGAACGCCCGCGCTCCGGCCGGTCCCTGGGCCGGCCGGAGCACGGGTGTCGGCGGGCCGGCCCGCTCAGACCCCCGCGCCCGCGAGCCCCTTGGACACGTCACCCGAGTCACCCGCGTTCGAGCCCTCGCCCCGCCACACCGTGCCGGCCGCCGCCTCCGTGTCCAGCGTGCGCAGCAGGGCGTCGTCGATCTCGTGCAGGGAGCCGACGAGGTGGCGTACCCCGGTCTCCCGCATGAGCTCCGCCTGATGGCTGTGCTCGAAGGTGCTGGGGTGGCCGATGAACGGCGCGTCCAGTGCCCTGGCCGCCTCGGCGACCCGCGCCACGTCGTCGATGAACAGCACCTCGCCGTGGTCGAGGCCGAAGTGCGCGGTGATCTCCTTGAGGCCGGGCCGCACCTCGTTCGTGCAGATGTACTGCGGCCCGGCGAACAGGTGGGCGTACGTGCCCAGATGCTCGTCGAAGTGCGACTTGTCGAGTCCGCCGTAGCAGACGAAGGGCAGGCCCGCGGCGCGCAGCCGGCCGAGGAGGCCGGGCGCGCCGTCCATGATCTCCACGGGGTGGTCGGTGAGATAGCCGGCGCGCTCCTCGAAGTACGCCTCCAGGGCCTGCGGGCCCGTCATCTCCTGCGGCACCGACTCCGCCATGGCCTGCCCCGCGACGGCCTGGCGCTGGGAGAAGATCCGGCGCTCGACGTCGGCCGAGTACACACCGCCGCGGCCGGTGACGAACCGGTGGATCAGCGGACTGAACGTGTCGTTGAGCAGCACGCCGTCGATGTTGACGGCGGCGAGCCGCAGCCGGCGAGGCAGGTCAGTCATCTTCGCTCCCCTTGTCGTGCGCGCCCAGGGTGGTCCACAGGGACTTCGCGCGCTCCTGGCTGTTCTCGATCGTGCCGAGGGTCCGGTCGGTGGCGATGCCGGGCAGCAGCAGCTTCCACATGTTCACCGTGCGCCGCGGCAGGTCGGCCCGCTTGGAGACGACCTGCGCGTACTCCTGCATGCCGGTGCACGCGCCGACGACGAACTCGGCGAGCTCGCCGAGCTCCACGTGCTCACGCAACTCGCCGCTGTCGCGGGCCACTTCGAGACAGTCCTCGAAGCTGCGCGCCCAGACCGCGTACGGGGACGCGTCCTGGAGGCCGAAGCTGGCCTGTTCGCCCGTGAGGCGCACGCCCGCCCGCAGCAGCGGGTCGGCCTGGAGCGAGTGCGACCAGATGAGGGTGATGTCCACCAGGCGCTGGAGCCCGGTGGACGGCACATGCGGCTCGATGGTGGTGCGCTGGGCGTGCATGACTTCCAGCGCGAGGTCCTGCTTGTTCTTGAAGTGGAAGTAAAGAGCCCCCGCCGTCACGCCCGCGCGCTGCAGGATCTTGTTGATCCCCGCTCCGGCGTAGCCGTACTCGTCGAAGACCTCGGCCGCGGCCCTCAGGAGCTGCTCCCGGGTCTGAACTGCGCGTTCCTGCTTCGGTGCTGCCATGCCACGTCCCGGTCTCGACAAAAAAAAGAACGCCCTCTATGTTACTGGCTGTGGCGCGGATCCGCTACCGCGTCGGGGGCAGCGCATGACAGCGCTCACTCACAGGGGGATCACTGATGAACGACATGGCTTCGACGGTCACTTCGATACCTGCTCGCGTCACCAAGGAACTTGTCCACAAACACGACGCCTCCCAGGTTCTTCTCACGGATCTCAAGCGCGTCGGCGACGACGAATTCCTGATCACCGCGGACTGGACGGACACCAGCCGCCTGATGAGCACCCAGGACAGCCGCCGCGACGACGCGGTGCTGCTCACCGAGACGATCCGGCAGACCTTCCCGCTGCTCGCCCACGCGGGTTACGAGGTCCCCTTCGGCCACCACCTGCTGTGGGACGAGTACCGCTACGCCCTCGGCCTCGAGGCGCTCGGCCGCGGCGGCGCCGGCGGCAGGCCCCAGCTGCACATCAAGTGCTACGACATCGTGCGCCGCCGGGGCGTCGTCTCCGCGCTCTCCCTCGACATCACGGTCCTGCGCGACGGCGAGCAACTGGCCACCGCCCACACCCGGTTCGACATCCAGCCCGCCGCGATCTACCGGCGCCTGCGCGGCGCCCGCGGCGACGCCCTGGAGATGCTGGAGCTGGCCCGCAGCCGCCCGCTGCCGCCCCCGGTCTCCGGGGCGAGCGAGGAGTTCCGCGACGCCGTCCTGTCACCCACCGACGAGCGCGACCGCTGGCAGCTGCGGATCGACACACACCACCCGATGTACTTCGACCACCCCAGCGACCACGCGCCGGGCATCCTGCTCCTGGAGGCGGCCAAGCAGGCGGCCCGCGCCGTGCGGCACCCGAGGGCGGGGATCACCGAGGCGATGGAGACCGTCTTCCACCGCTACGTCGAGCTGGACAGCCCGTGCCGGGTGGACGCGCAGCCCCTGCCGGACGACCAGCAGGGCCGCGCCCGCATCCTGGTGACGATGCACCAGGAGGACCGGCTCTGCTTCACCGCGCTGGTGTCGGTCGCGAAGGCCCCGGCCGGCCGCTAGCCCGGCCGTCCCCGGCGGCCGCACCCGGCCCGATCCCGGGCAGCGTGCGGCCCCCCGCCTCCGTGACATGGGCCCCGAGCACCAGGTCGTCGCCGACCGCCACCGGGTGCCCCACGGAGCGCAGCAGATCCAGGTCGGAGGCGTGGTCGCCGTAGGCGGCGGCGCGCGGTGCGGACACCGCGCGCCGCGCCATCAGTTCCCGCGCCAGGCGGCCCTTCTCCGGGCCGATCACGGGACGTTCCAGATGACCGGTGAAATGGCCGCCGACGATCTCCGGCTCGCTGCACAGGATCTCGTCGGCGCCCAGGAGCTGCGCGACGGGTTCCAGACACGGCCTGAACGAGCCGGAGACCAGGGCGATCGTCGTGCCCTCGCCGCGGTGCCGGCGCAGGGCCTCGACCGCGGGCGGGTGCAGGAGTGTGCCGCCCGCGAGTTCCGCGTCGAACCAGGCACGGCCGTGCGCGAACACCTCCTCGGCCCGCTGCCCGGCGAACAACCGGTAGTACTCGCGGTTCGTGTCCCGGCGGGACACTCCCGCGGCGGACTTGGCCCGCAGGTCGCCGGCCGCTTCGGCGTACGCCGACGGGGGCAGACCGCGCTCCCGGAAGTGGAACTCCAGGAATCGGAACATGCTCTTGACGGTGATCAGGGTCTCGTCGACGTCGAAGAACGCGAGGTCGACGGCTGAACCGCCGGTGCTGTCGGGGGAGATGGGGACGTCCGGCATGTGAGCCGCCTTCCGTACGGGGGCTGGAGCGGGGGTGTGGGGCCGCCGGGTCAGGCCGCGACCGCGGCGGGAACGGGGGCCGCGGCGCGCGCCGTCAGATACGCGCGCACTCCCTTGCCGGCCGTCTTGCGGCCCAAGTGCCGTGCCGCGACGAGCTGTTCGAGCAGCGCGGCGGGCGCCGGTGTCCACAGCGACGGTTCCGCGTGGAGCCGCCGCTGCACCTCCAGGGCCACATCGGCGCCCACGGTGTCGAGAAGCCGTACGGGACCGAGCGGCTGGCCGCCCACCGACTTCAGGGCCAGGTCGAGCGTCGCCGTCGTGGCCTCACCGGCGTCGAGGAGGCCCAGGGCCTCGTTCAGATACGGGAAGAGCAGGGCGTTGACGATGAACCCGGCCCGGTCCCCGCACTCCACCGTCTCCTTGCCGAGCCGTTCGGCCACGGCGCGGGCCCGCGCGAGGGTGTGCGCGCTGGTGCGCTCGCCGGGGACCAGCTCCACCAGCGGCATCAGCGGCGCCGGGTTGAAGAAGTGCAGGCCGAGGACGTGCGCGGGGCGTCCCGCGGTCTCCGTGCAGGCGCCCACCGGCAGGCTCGACGTGGACGTGGCGAGCAGCGTGTTCGGCGGGCACACCTTGCCCAGCTCGGCGAACAGCCGCCGCTTGACCTCCAGGTCCTCCACGACGGCCTCGACGACGATGTCCGCCGAGGCGAGCACGGAACGGTCGCTCGTCGCGGTCCAGGACGCGGGCCCGGTCTCGTCGGAACCGACGTCCGACGAGGCGGAGTTGCGCTGGAGCGCGAAGCCGATGCGTTCGGCGGCGGCCGCGGCCTTCTCCTCGGACCGGGCCAGCAGCGTCGTGCGGAACCCGCCGCGCGCACACGCCTCGGCGATCCCGGTGGCCATCGTGCCCGAGCCGATGACGACGACGTTGCGTCCGGGCGGGGCCGTGGGGTGGACGGTCCGCCGCTGGGCCGCCCCTTCCTCGTAACGGTGGAAGCCGCGGCCCGACTTGGCGCCGAGCGCGCCCTGCGCGACCAGCTCGTCGAGGATCGGGGCCGGGGCGCGCAGGCCGCCGCCGAGGTCGCCGAGGCGGGCGAGGACGTCGCGCGCCGTGTCCAGGCCGATCGCGTCGAGCGCGGCCAGCGGCCCGTCGCTCCAGCCGCAGCCGAGCCGGACCGCCGTGTCGACGTCCTCGGCGCTCGCGTACCCGTCGTGGACCATCCACGCGGCCTCGTTGAGGAGGCCGAGGAGCAGCCCGGGCGCGAGGGAGCCGGGCCGGTCGCCGACCTGATGGGCCTTGATCCCGGCCGCCGTGAGGACCTCCGCGACCCTGGCGGCCGCGGCGTCCCCGGCACGCGGGGCGCGGGCCAGCTCCACGGCGTCGAGCGCGTCGGAGCGCAGGAAGCGCAGCGCGAACAGGTCGGGTCCCGCGGCGTCCTCGAGGTCCCCGAGCGAAGTGGTGAGCGCGGTGGTGAGGACGGGCGTCCCGGGCCGGCGCTGCTCGCGCACGGAGGCGAGCACCGCCCTCTTCAGGGCCGCGGGTTCCGGTACGGCCTCGATGACCAGGTCGGCCGAGGCGACGCCGGCCGGGAAGCGGGTCAGGGTGCGCGGGCGCTCCCCGGGGCTCAGTCGCAGGGCCCTGACCAGGGCCGCGGGGTCGTTGTCGATGCCTGTGACGTGGAGCCCCGCGCGGGTCAGGCGGCGCGCGAGGGCGAGCCCGGTGCCACCCAGGCCGACAACGGCCACGGTGAAGGGCGGCGTGCCCCCCGCGGAGGGAACGGAGTCGGCGGAGGGAACGGAGTCGGTGGTGGGAGTGGTGCGGGTGTGGTCGGCCATGGTGCTGCTCCTGCCTTCGCGGGTGGGGGCATCAGTAGCGGCTGCCGGTGGCGGCGGGCGCGGCGTCCAGGTCGCGCAGGTCCTGGAAGGTGAGGCGCAGGCCGGCCGCGGCCAGGTTCGCCGTCAGATAGCGCAGCTGCTTGGTGCCGGGGATGGGGACGACGTGGTCGCCCTGGGCGAGCGTCCAGGCGATCGCGACCTGGGCGGCGGTGGCGCCGTGCCGGGCGGCGACCTCTTCGACCGCCCTCACGATGCGCAGGTTCGCGGTGAACGCCTCGCTCTGGAAGCGCGGGTTGGTGGCGCGGAAGTCGCCGTCCTCGAAGTCGTCGGGCCGGGTGTAGCGGCCGGTGAGGAAGCCCCTGCCCAGGGGTGCGAAGGGCACGAACGCGGCGCCGTTGGCGGCGCACCACGTGGCGATTCCGGTGTGCGGGTCGAGCGGTTCGCGGGTCCACAGGGACAGTTCGGACTGGACGGCCGCGACGGGATGCGCCGCGTGGGCGGCGGCCGCCTCCGCGGCGGTGACCTCGGAGAGGCCGAGATGGCGGACCTTGCCCTGTCGCACCAGGTCGGCCAGGGCGCCCCAGGACTCGGCGAGCGGGATCTCGGGGTCGACGCGGTGCAGGTAGTACAGGTCGATGACGTCGACGCCGAGGCGGCGCAGCGACGCGTCGGCCGAGCGCCTGATGTGCTCGGGGGAGCCGTTGCGGCTCAGGGTGCGGGTGGCGAGTTCGTCCACGACGATGCCGGTCTTGGTGGCCACGACGGCGTCGTCGCGGCGCCCGGCGAGTGCCCGCCCGACGAGGGTCTCGTTGTGGCCCGCCCCGTAGGCGTCGGCGGTGTCGACGAGGAGGGGGCCGGCGTCGAGGGCGCGCCGGATCACGTCCACCGAGGCCGCGTCGTCGCGCAGCGACTCGGCGTAACCCCAGCTCATTCCCATGCAGCCGAGGCCGACGGGGTTGACCTCGAGGCCGGTCGTGCCGAGCTGACGCGTGTCCACGCGAACTCCCTTTTCAGTAGCGGTGATGGAGGTGATGGATGTCATGGAGCCAGGTGGGGGTGGTGCCGGGCCGGGGCGCCGGTGCCCCGGCCCGTTCAGGCGGCGGTGAGGACGAGGGCGGCGTTGTGCCCCCCGAAGCCCAGCGACGTACTCGCGGCGACCTGGATCCTCTTCTGCCGCGCCCGGCCCGTCACCACGTCGATGTCGACGTCGATCGAGGGGTCGAGCGAGTCCACGTTGGCGGTGGGCGGCAGGGCGCCGTGGTGCAGCGCCAGCGCCGTGTACGCGGCCTCGACCGCGCCGGCCGCAGCCAGCGTGTGCCCGGTGACCCCCTTGGTGGAGGTCACCGCCGCCCGGTCGCCGAGCACCGAGTGCAGCGCGCGGGCCTCGGTCAGGTCGTTCATCGGGGTCGACGTGCCGTGCGCGTTCACGTGCTCCACCTCGTCGGGGAGCACCCCCGCGTCGTTGAGGGCGTCCCGCAGGGCCCGGGCCAGGCCCGCGCCCTGCGGGTGGGGCGCGGTCGCGTGGTGCGCGTCCGACGTCGCGGAGAACCCGGCGATGTCGGCGTAGCGCCGCGCGTTGCGGGCGGTGGCGTCCTCGCACCGTTCGAGGACGAGGATGGCCGCGCCCTCACCGGCCACGAAGCCGTCCCGGT
This window contains:
- a CDS encoding LysR family transcriptional regulator; amino-acid sequence: MERQEIEIFLTLAEELHFGRTAERVGVSQSRVSQTIARVERRIGAKLFERSSRRVTMTAIGEQLRDGIGPAQRRIEEEIAKATAAGRGITGTLRIGFSGAFTGHLLHSVAAVFARRHPGVDVQIRQVQISDPYGPLRAGDIDLQVTELPVAEADLTTGPVLLSQPRVLLMPSTHPFARRETLSVEDLAEATLLTVTRPVPAHWLDHHFPRQTPSGRPIPHGQAITHWEDALSLVLAGKGVTPVAAAGVRYYARPGLVFRPFGDAPRIEYAFIWPTDHETGRLRAFVGAALEHVRSLGGPTRALETLWESEGGA
- a CDS encoding AfsR/SARP family transcriptional regulator, which gives rise to MEFRLLGPIDVSEQGRDITPTAPKQRQVLALLLARANRRVSVPALLNEVWGYEPPRTATTALQTYIGSLRKTFATATGTTARHIAEHRLVTDGNGYVLKLADTEWDRPRFEQLVLEARGLMEGREAQRATEVLGEALAMWRGTPFCNVKAGSQLTAQSRVLNEAHLAACEVRVDALLSAGRFQEAVGDAVALVEEHPYHENVHAQLMRALYASGRRAAALEVYQSLRRRMSDDLGITPSPTTRSLHHAMLQDRPDQRYLSAAGAVR
- a CDS encoding IS701 family transposase is translated as MDRTIDDSAPTTGAAPAPPVHRLFAHLPRADQRRWAEVYVKGLLTTPGKKSLRRMAASVTPSPTASQSLQQFVNVSPWEWRPVRAELTRWVAGHTPVRAWTVAPVVIPKRGSLAAGVHRRFVPGLGRTVNCQLALGAFLTSGLGDVSVDWQLYLPREWTADSRLREQARIPGSTGYTDAAGLCLALLDRLARTTGRRAPVVIDPEGHLDAEALIEGLEARGHDWIVAVPDTLRLAHAPARSADPRPPLETVRTLVRRHASPPTDARTEHDSPRLGALSTLVPLPGGDRTCLLVGEWTSSSVRPDRTWLTNLHPDRHFQAGALIAERAAARAGAAETELGLHDFAGRSYAGWHRHATLVSAASAHRRLGHGGCPHTPHRTAP
- a CDS encoding TetR/AcrR family transcriptional regulator; amino-acid sequence: MARQERAELTRRRLIEAAAAEFAAHGYAGTSLLGIVKSAGVTMGALTFHFSSKSALADAVQEAGAAATRAVLHGDEADPGLPGVLVDTLALAEALETTPSIRAAARFTREGRDAESNWYAAWVPHLREGLERGWPDERPGSGLTPVSAAALLTYVMAGVEATTSARGALRDAYGADPQDELAQALQALSALASPTKAL
- a CDS encoding SDR family NAD(P)-dependent oxidoreductase encodes the protein MIKDVRDMDGRVVMITGASSGIGAAAARLFAGRNAPVVLMARRQQQLDALVGEIEADGGRAVAVVGDVRRGEDVERAVATAVERFGRLDAAFNNAGHATLGTDLHETPDDDYDAVMDINVRGVWNCLRHQIGAMLLTGGGSIVNTASTAGLIATGVGAPYVAAKHAVIGLTKAAAAEYGTRGIRVNALAVGSTLTEMMESVVDQAPGIEKTFFARAVQQRFAAPSEVAEAAMWLCSDASSFVTGATVPVDGGVLAV
- a CDS encoding HAD family phosphatase: MTDLPRRLRLAAVNIDGVLLNDTFSPLIHRFVTGRGGVYSADVERRIFSQRQAVAGQAMAESVPQEMTGPQALEAYFEERAGYLTDHPVEIMDGAPGLLGRLRAAGLPFVCYGGLDKSHFDEHLGTYAHLFAGPQYICTNEVRPGLKEITAHFGLDHGEVLFIDDVARVAEAARALDAPFIGHPSTFEHSHQAELMRETGVRHLVGSLHEIDDALLRTLDTEAAAGTVWRGEGSNAGDSGDVSKGLAGAGV
- a CDS encoding ScbR family autoregulator-binding transcription factor; translation: MAAPKQERAVQTREQLLRAAAEVFDEYGYAGAGINKILQRAGVTAGALYFHFKNKQDLALEVMHAQRTTIEPHVPSTGLQRLVDITLIWSHSLQADPLLRAGVRLTGEQASFGLQDASPYAVWARSFEDCLEVARDSGELREHVELGELAEFVVGACTGMQEYAQVVSKRADLPRRTVNMWKLLLPGIATDRTLGTIENSQERAKSLWTTLGAHDKGSEDD
- a CDS encoding ScbA/BarX family gamma-butyrolactone biosynthesis protein yields the protein MNDMASTVTSIPARVTKELVHKHDASQVLLTDLKRVGDDEFLITADWTDTSRLMSTQDSRRDDAVLLTETIRQTFPLLAHAGYEVPFGHHLLWDEYRYALGLEALGRGGAGGRPQLHIKCYDIVRRRGVVSALSLDITVLRDGEQLATAHTRFDIQPAAIYRRLRGARGDALEMLELARSRPLPPPVSGASEEFRDAVLSPTDERDRWQLRIDTHHPMYFDHPSDHAPGILLLEAAKQAARAVRHPRAGITEAMETVFHRYVELDSPCRVDAQPLPDDQQGRARILVTMHQEDRLCFTALVSVAKAPAGR
- a CDS encoding HAD family hydrolase, whose product is MPDVPISPDSTGGSAVDLAFFDVDETLITVKSMFRFLEFHFRERGLPPSAYAEAAGDLRAKSAAGVSRRDTNREYYRLFAGQRAEEVFAHGRAWFDAELAGGTLLHPPAVEALRRHRGEGTTIALVSGSFRPCLEPVAQLLGADEILCSEPEIVGGHFTGHLERPVIGPEKGRLARELMARRAVSAPRAAAYGDHASDLDLLRSVGHPVAVGDDLVLGAHVTEAGGRTLPGIGPGAAAGDGRASGRPGPSRPTPAR
- a CDS encoding 3-hydroxyacyl-CoA dehydrogenase family protein translates to MADHTRTTPTTDSVPSADSVPSAGGTPPFTVAVVGLGGTGLALARRLTRAGLHVTGIDNDPAALVRALRLSPGERPRTLTRFPAGVASADLVIEAVPEPAALKRAVLASVREQRRPGTPVLTTALTTSLGDLEDAAGPDLFALRFLRSDALDAVELARAPRAGDAAAARVAEVLTAAGIKAHQVGDRPGSLAPGLLLGLLNEAAWMVHDGYASAEDVDTAVRLGCGWSDGPLAALDAIGLDTARDVLARLGDLGGGLRAPAPILDELVAQGALGAKSGRGFHRYEEGAAQRRTVHPTAPPGRNVVVIGSGTMATGIAEACARGGFRTTLLARSEEKAAAAAERIGFALQRNSASSDVGSDETGPASWTATSDRSVLASADIVVEAVVEDLEVKRRLFAELGKVCPPNTLLATSTSSLPVGACTETAGRPAHVLGLHFFNPAPLMPLVELVPGERTSAHTLARARAVAERLGKETVECGDRAGFIVNALLFPYLNEALGLLDAGEATTATLDLALKSVGGQPLGPVRLLDTVGADVALEVQRRLHAEPSLWTPAPAALLEQLVAARHLGRKTAGKGVRAYLTARAAAPVPAAVAA
- a CDS encoding aldo/keto reductase, which gives rise to MDTRQLGTTGLEVNPVGLGCMGMSWGYAESLRDDAASVDVIRRALDAGPLLVDTADAYGAGHNETLVGRALAGRRDDAVVATKTGIVVDELATRTLSRNGSPEHIRRSADASLRRLGVDVIDLYYLHRVDPEIPLAESWGALADLVRQGKVRHLGLSEVTAAEAAAAHAAHPVAAVQSELSLWTREPLDPHTGIATWCAANGAAFVPFAPLGRGFLTGRYTRPDDFEDGDFRATNPRFQSEAFTANLRIVRAVEEVAARHGATAAQVAIAWTLAQGDHVVPIPGTKQLRYLTANLAAAGLRLTFQDLRDLDAAPAATGSRY